A region of Anoplopoma fimbria isolate UVic2021 breed Golden Eagle Sablefish chromosome 24, Afim_UVic_2022, whole genome shotgun sequence DNA encodes the following proteins:
- the serpinf1 gene encoding pigment epithelium-derived factor, translated as MFRLEQQNTAASVCLARSRCSVGSSGDARRSVRRANARAQREVLSHLQQERLRETPRRGAEERMKQTTFLLVFGVVLSFCQAQSDTGGEETGGEEEHVELFTTPATKMGAATSDFGYNLFRALASREAATNVFLAPISVSAVLTQLSMGGSEQAQRQLFRALRYHTLQDPQLHNTLKDLLASVRTPGKGLSTAARIYMGRRRLKQDFFTLVEQQYGVRPKTLQGGNKDLKEINDWVSLETGRKVQRLLDKPFPQNSGVNTVSAAYFKGKWVTRFGQSGAMENFQVDGAAPVRIPMMLQDNYPVKMGVDSDLSCTIAQIQMQDDVSMFVFLPDDVTSNMTLLEETLTAEFVQDLSMTLHPAQVSLALPTLRLSYSTDLLPLLSDLGLSEWLANTDLEKISNQRIKLSSVNHKVVMETAPEGNQYASATSTTHLSYRVDRPFLYLIRDDASGALLFIGRVVNPKALTI; from the exons ATGTTCCGTTTGGAACAACAGAACACAGCAGCTTCTGTCTGTCTTGCGCGCTCCCGGTGCTCTGTTGGCAGCAGCGGGGACGCGCGCCGCAGCGTGCGCAGAGCCAATGCGCGTGCCCAGCGTGAAGTTTTGTCTCATCTGCAGCAAGAAAGACTCCGAGAGACTccgaggagaggagcagaggagag GATGAAGCAAACAACTTTCCTGCTGGTGTTTGGAGTCGTCCTGAGCTTCTGTCAGGCTCAG TCGGACACGGGAGGCGAGGAGACGGGCGGAGAGGAGGAACATGTGGAGCTCTTCACCACGCCGGCGACTAAGATGGGCGCCGCCACCTCGGACTTTGGCTACAACCTGTTCCGCGCTCTGGCGAGCCGCGAGGCCGCGACCAACGTCTTCCTGGCCCCCATCAGTGTGTCGGCGGTGCTGACGCAGCTCTCCATGG GAGGGTCTGAGCAGGCTCAAAGGCAGCTGTTCAGGGCTCTGAGGTACCACACCCTGCAGGACCCTCAGCTCCACAACACCCTCAAAGACCTGCTGGCCTCCGTCAGGACGCCTGGAAAAGGCCTGAGCACTGCCGCCCGCATCTACATGGGACGAC GACGCCTGAAGCAGGACTTCTTCACGCTCGTGGAGCAGCAGTATGGAGTTCGTCCCAAGACACTGCAGGGAGGGAACAAAGATTTGAAAGAAATCAACGACTGGGTGTCTCTGGAGACCGGCAGGAAGGTACAGCGCCTCTTGGACAAGCCCTTCCCCCAAAACTCTGGAGTGAACACTGTGAGTGCCGCCTACTTTAAAG GGAAGTGGGTGACTCGGTTTGGTCAGAGTGGAGCAATGGAGAACTTCCAGGTGGACGGCGCGGCACCTGTCCGCATTCCCATGATGCTACAGGACAACTACCCTGTGAAGATGGGTGTCGACTCAGATTTGAGCTGCACC ATCGCTCAGATCCAGATGCAGGACGACGTCAGCATGTTCGTCTTCCTGCCCGACGACGTGACCTCCAACATGACCCTGCTGGAGGAGACTTTGACCGCCGAGTTTGTCCAGGACCTCTCCATGACGCTCCACCCGGCCCAGGTGTCCCTCGCTCTGCCCACCCTGAGGCTCAGCTACTCAACAGACCTGCTGCCGCTGCTCAGCGACCTGG GTCTCTCCGAATGGCTAGCGAACACGGACCTGGAGAAGATCTCCAATCAGCGCATCAAGCTCAGCAGCGTCAATCACAAGGTCGTCATGGAAACGGCGCCCGAGGGGAACCAGTACGCCAGCGCCACCTCAACGACTCACCTGTCCTACCGAGTGGACCGACCTTTCCTCTACCTGATCCGGGACGACGCGTCGGGGGCGCTGCTCTTCATCGGCAGGGTGGTCAACCCCAAGGCCCTGAcgatataa
- the serpinf2a gene encoding alpha-2-antiplasmin: MSQAGCLEMKLCLLLVLLCLCCLGLTEELTPAPDVSGPAVEEEEVEKEVLGCGGGRVFGPEDHRAIGGAIERLGLRLLEELLIGPKHPNVVLSPLSLALALAQLTLGARNETEKLLLESLHALHLPCYHHILGGLLPHFSNTSLEVATRMYLRPGFEVKLPFVEDSLARYQSAPVPLVSVEEVNQWVENATNGHIPNFLESIPHDVVLMLINAVHFKGEWQTRFDPLVTSKGVFYLDNQNSVLVDMMKSAQYPLRLLDDPEMEAQVASFPFKGNTSFLIVMPLPGRGNVSSVLPKLNISDLYRRLPQEETMQVNLPKVKLQYGQELQDALTSMGLGSLFSGPDLAGISDEPLRVGSVRHASTIELSEDGVEASATTAVTSMRSVSLFSVNSPFLFALVDDATLTPLFMGVVTNPAPDDDPMLNDDPGRNGTVSDQLAMDDVRKRDTDSKLLNRSCSETEPAEGGGVQSCGALQSELDKKTE, encoded by the exons ATGAGCCAG gctGGTTGTTTGGAAATGAAGCTGTGTCTTCTTCTTGTCTTgctttgtctctgctgtctggGACTGACT GAGGAGCTCACTCCAGCTCCTGATGTCTCCGGTCCTGCagttgaagaggaggaggtggagaaggaggttCTCGGCTGTGGAGGAGGGCGGGTGTTCGGCCCAGAGGACCACAGGGCGATAGGGGGCGCCATAGAGCGGCTGGGTTTACGGCTCCTGGAGGAGCTTCTTATTGGTCCGAAGCACCCAAACGTCGTCCTATCACCTCTCAGCCTGGCCTTGGCCCTCGCTCAGCTCACCTTAG gTGCTCGGAATGAGACggagaagctgctgctggagagccTTCATGCTCTCCATCTGCCGTGTTACCATCACATACTGGGAGGCCTTCTACCTCATTTCAGCAACACATCGTTGGAGGTGGCGACACGCATGTACCTGAGGCCAG GATTTGAAGTAAAGTTGCCTTTTGTTGAGGACTCTCTGGCCAG gTACCAATCAGCACCGGTCCCTCTGGTCTCTGTGGAGGAGGTCAACCAATGGGTGGAGAACGCCACCAATGGTCACATCCCCAACTTCCTGGAGAGTATTCCACATGACGTGGTGCTCATGCTCATTAACGCTGTGCACTTCAAAG GTGAATGGCAGACACGTTTTGACCCTCTGGTGACCTCTAAGGGAGTCTTCTACCTGGACAACCAGAACTCCGTCTTGGTGGACATGATGAAGTCTGCTCAGTACCCTCTACGCCTGCTGGACGATCCAGAAATGGAGGCTCAG GTTGCCAGTTTTCCTTTCAAGGGAAACACCAGCTTCTTAATCGTCATGCCTTTGCCCGGCAGAGGAAACGTGTCATCTGTGCTCCCCAAACTGAACATCTCCGACCTCTACAGACGCTTACCTCAGGAGGAGACAATGCAGGTCAACTTACCCAAGGTGAAGCTGCAGTACGGCCAGGAGCTCCAGGACGCGCTGACCAGCATGG GCCTCGGCTCTCTGTTTTCGGGTCCGGACCTCGCTGGGATTTCCGACGAGCCTCTGAGGGTCGGAAGCGTCCGCCACGCCAGCACCATCGAACTCAGCGAGGACGGCGTGGAGGCGTCCGCCACCACCGCCGTGACCTCCATGCGTTCCGTCTCCCTCTTCTCCGTGAACTCCCCCTTCCTCTTCGCCCTTGTCGACGACGCCACCCTGACCCCGCTCTTCATGGGCGTCGTTACAAACCCCGCCCCCGACGACGACCCCATGCTGAACGACGACCCCGGCCGCAACGGCACAGTGAGCGACCAGCTCGCGATGGATGACGTCAGGAAAAGAGACACAGATAGCAAACTCCTCAACAGGTCGTGCAGCGAGACGGAGCCGGCGGAGGGCGGCGGCGTGCAGTCGTGTGGCGCCCTGCAGAGCGAACTGGACAAGAAGACGGAGtaa